From the Kogia breviceps isolate mKogBre1 chromosome 15, mKogBre1 haplotype 1, whole genome shotgun sequence genome, one window contains:
- the PRKAB1 gene encoding 5'-AMP-activated protein kinase subunit beta-1 isoform X1 — MGNTSSERAALDRQGGHKTPRGDSSGGSKDGDRPKILMDSPEDADLFHSEEIKAPEKEEFLAWQHDLEVNDKASAQARPTVFRWTGGGKEVYLSGSFNNWSKLPLTRSHNNFVAILDLPEGEHQYKFLVDGQWTHDPSEPVVTSQLGTVNNVIQVKKTDFEVFDALMVDSQKCSDVSELSSSPPGPYHQEPYVWKPEERFKAPPILPPHLLQVILNKDTGISCDPALLPEPNHVMLNHLYALSIKDGVMVLSATHRYKRKYVTTLLYKPI; from the exons ATGGGCAACACGAGCAGCGAGCGCGCTGCGCTGGACCGGCAGGGCGGCCACAAGACGCCCCGAGGGGACAGCTCGGGGGGCTCCAAGGATGGGGACAGGCCCAAGATCCTGATGGACAGCCCCGAGGACGCTGACCTCTTCCACTCCGAGGAAATCAAG GCTCCGGAGAAGGAGGAGTTCCTGGCCTGGCAGCACGATCTGGAAGTGAATGACAAAGCTTCTGCCCAGGCTCGGCCAACTGTGTTTCGATGGACAGGGGGCGGAAAGGAAGTTTACTTATCTGGGTCCTTCAACAACTGGAGTAAACTTCCCCTCACAAGAAG CCACAATAACTTTGTAGCCATCCTGGACCTGCCCGAAGGAGAACACCAGTACAAGTTCCTCGTGGACGGTCAGTGGACCCACGACCCTTCTGAG CCGGTAGTGACCAGCCAGCTTGGCACAGTAAACAACGTCATTCAAGTGAAGAAAACTGACTTTGAAGTATTTGATGCTTTAATGGTGGATTCCCAAAAGTGCTCCGATGTGTCTG AGCTGTCCAGTTCCCCACCGGGACCCTACCATCAGGAGCCCTACGTCTGGAAGCCAGAGGAGCGGTTTAAAGCACCCCCCATCCTCCCGCCGCATCTTCTCCAGGTCATCCTGAACAAGGACACGGGGATTTCC TGTGATCCGGCTTTGCTCCCTGAGCCCAACCACGTCATGCTGAACCACCTCTATGCGCTTTCCATCAAG GACGGAGTGATGGTGCTCAGCGCGACCCACCGGTACAAGAGGAAATACGTCACCACCTTGTTATACAAGCCCATATGA
- the PRKAB1 gene encoding 5'-AMP-activated protein kinase subunit beta-1 isoform X2: MGNTSSERAALDRQGGHKTPRGDSSGGSKDGDRPKILMDSPEDADLFHSEEIKAPEKEEFLAWQHDLEVNDKASAQARPTVFRWTGGGKEVYLSGSFNNWSKLPLTRSHNNFVAILDLPEGEHQYKFLVDGQWTHDPSEPVVTSQLGTVNNVIQVKKTDFEVFDALMVDSQKCSDVSELSSSPPGPYHQEPYVWKPEERFKAPPILPPHLLQVILNKDTGISCLHCTAFFLPLLQREDRTTAHDLDAAWPEMRTSAPSRHPESAP, encoded by the exons ATGGGCAACACGAGCAGCGAGCGCGCTGCGCTGGACCGGCAGGGCGGCCACAAGACGCCCCGAGGGGACAGCTCGGGGGGCTCCAAGGATGGGGACAGGCCCAAGATCCTGATGGACAGCCCCGAGGACGCTGACCTCTTCCACTCCGAGGAAATCAAG GCTCCGGAGAAGGAGGAGTTCCTGGCCTGGCAGCACGATCTGGAAGTGAATGACAAAGCTTCTGCCCAGGCTCGGCCAACTGTGTTTCGATGGACAGGGGGCGGAAAGGAAGTTTACTTATCTGGGTCCTTCAACAACTGGAGTAAACTTCCCCTCACAAGAAG CCACAATAACTTTGTAGCCATCCTGGACCTGCCCGAAGGAGAACACCAGTACAAGTTCCTCGTGGACGGTCAGTGGACCCACGACCCTTCTGAG CCGGTAGTGACCAGCCAGCTTGGCACAGTAAACAACGTCATTCAAGTGAAGAAAACTGACTTTGAAGTATTTGATGCTTTAATGGTGGATTCCCAAAAGTGCTCCGATGTGTCTG AGCTGTCCAGTTCCCCACCGGGACCCTACCATCAGGAGCCCTACGTCTGGAAGCCAGAGGAGCGGTTTAAAGCACCCCCCATCCTCCCGCCGCATCTTCTCCAGGTCATCCTGAACAAGGACACGGGGATTTCC TGCCTTCACTGCACGGCTttcttcctgcccctcctccaaaGAGAGGACAGAACCACGGCCCACGATCTAGATGCAGCCTGGCCAGAGATGCGCACCAGTGCGCCCAGCAGACACCCCGAGAGTGCCCCTTAG